The genomic stretch ACTGCAAGCCGAAGAGGATGTTCTCAGCGACCGTCATATGGGGGAAGAGGGCGTAATCTTGAAACAAAAAGCCGACCTTGCGCATGCGGCTGGGCAGATTGATACCCTTTTCCGCGTCAAAGAGCACCCGGCCGTTCAGGGTGATCCGTCCTCGATCGGGCGTCTCAATGCCGGCGATGCAGCGCAGGATCACCGTTTTTCCCGAACCGGAGGCGCCAAGCAGGCCGAGCGCCTCTTTGGCAGTGGCAAAGCTCACTCGGAGAGAGAAGCCGGGAAATCTTTTTTCGATATCGACCGATAGCTCCATTGCAACCGCCCCTTTGCCTGGAGGCGGGCTGTCAGCGCCGCCTGAATTTTGTTCCACTCGTTGATCAGCAGGATGACGCCCAGCGAGATGGTGACGATGACGCCGACCCAGAGGAAGGCGCGATCCATATCGCCGCCCTCGGCGGCGAAGAAGATGGCTACAGGGATGGTCTGAGTCCTCCCCGGGATGTTGCCAGCCAGCATGAGCGTAGCGCCGAACTCGCCCAGCGCGCGGGCGAAAGAGAGGATGACGCCGGCGACGATGCCCGGCCAGGCAAGGGGAACGGTGATCCGCCAGAAGACGGTCCACTCATCGGCGCCGAGGGTCCGGGCGGCGTGCAGGCAGTTAGGGCTCACCTGTTCAAAAGCGCCGCGGGCCGTCTTATACATGAGCGGGAAGGCGACCGTCGTCGCCGCGATCACCGTGGCCGTCCAGGAGAAGATGATTGACGTGTCCAACTGGTGCAGGAAATGCCCGATGGGACCGTTCTTCCCGAAGAGCAGAAGCAGGAAAAATCCGACCACCGTCGGCGGCAGCACCAGCGGCAGGGTCAACAGGCCGTCGATCAGGTTTTTTCCTCTTCCCGTATAGGCGACCATCCAACGGGCGGTGGCGATGCCGAGGAAAAAGGTGATCACTGTGGAGACCGTTGCTGTTTTTAATGAGATCCAGATAGGCGCCATGTCAATAGCCATGTCCATGCCTCCTACACAATACCACGACTGCGGAGATAAACAAAAACGACGAGGTTCAGGTTTCTGTACAGTTTGAACAGAAACGACGAATCTCGCCGTCGAGCGCCGGATGAAAAAACCACTAAAACAATGTTTTGATAAAATCTTAAGGGAAAAGAAGACACCTGTCAAGCACCGAAAGGGACGCACCGTGCCATCAGGGCGGCAAGACCGTTTGCAGCATCCGGTCCGGGATAGGCGCTGTTGAGGAAGCGGTCTGCACAACAATACTGCACATATAAATGAAGCAAGGAGAAGCGGACTGTCCTCTGTGGAGGGACAATCCGCTTCTCCTTGATCAGGAGAGCCCTCTGTTCGGAATCACTTAGCTTTTTTCGGAATAAAGGTTTCGCAGGCCGTATCGTCGGAGATGCTGGTCATGTGATCGGCCACGCGGGAACGGACCTGAATCGTCGACGCCTGGCAGGTTTCGCTGTTATTGTAGTGGCATTCCTCTACGTTGCATCTGATGTGTGACAAAACGCTCACCTCCTCCGACGGTAGCATACCCCTGCCAGAGCCTTTTATTCGATCAATTCCCCGGTGATCGTTATGGAATTAGCCGGCCCACCGGTCGCCATCTATAGGATCTGTGCTTCCCTGCCGGTGGGTTTTCTTTTTTGGCGGTCATTGATCAGCCATCCGGCGACTAGGACGATGGCGGCGATCAAGGCGGCGACGAAGTTTTCGTTGAGGAGAAGCGGTGGAATGCCCCAGCCCTTTAGGCTCGATAGGAGGACCGGATCGTGAATCAGCAGCTTGCCGGCTGTCCAACCTAAAATGCCGGCGCCGGCGTAGAGGATGATCGTATAACGGTCGAGGAGGGCCAGGAAGAGGCGGCTGCCGTAAACGACGAGGGGGATGCTGACGAGCAGGCCGAACCAGAGCAGGCCCGGTTTGCCCTGAGACATGCCGGCCACTGCGACGACATTGTCGAGGGACATGACGGCATCTGCCAGGACGATCGTTCTGACCGTCTGCCATAGGCGGTTGGGGGCGTTCACATCGTTATGATCGTTCTCTTGAATCAGTAGTTTGACGGCGATCCAGAGGAGGAGC from Heliomicrobium modesticaldum Ice1 encodes the following:
- a CDS encoding DUF1540 domain-containing protein — protein: MSHIRCNVEECHYNNSETCQASTIQVRSRVADHMTSISDDTACETFIPKKAK
- the modB gene encoding molybdate ABC transporter permease subunit; the protein is MAIDMAPIWISLKTATVSTVITFFLGIATARWMVAYTGRGKNLIDGLLTLPLVLPPTVVGFFLLLLFGKNGPIGHFLHQLDTSIIFSWTATVIAATTVAFPLMYKTARGAFEQVSPNCLHAARTLGADEWTVFWRITVPLAWPGIVAGVILSFARALGEFGATLMLAGNIPGRTQTIPVAIFFAAEGGDMDRAFLWVGVIVTISLGVILLINEWNKIQAALTARLQAKGRLQWSYRSISKKDFPASLSE
- a CDS encoding TerC family protein, which translates into the protein MEFLGSISGITWNDFSDPAFWLAIGSIILIDLILSGDNAILIAMACRNLPRELRTKGVIWGTAGAIGLRMVLGAVIIFLLKIPCLQAAGALLLLWIAVKLLIQENDHNDVNAPNRLWQTVRTIVLADAVMSLDNVVAVAGMSQGKPGLLWFGLLVSIPLVVYGSRLFLALLDRYTIILYAGAGILGWTAGKLLIHDPVLLSSLKGWGIPPLLLNENFVAALIAAIVLVAGWLINDRQKRKPTGREAQIL